Proteins co-encoded in one Balneolaceae bacterium genomic window:
- a CDS encoding tyrosine recombinase XerC, whose product MEELIRKYLKYLKIERNSSNHTITSYQNDLNQLLDFASRDLSKEADKLDISEIDRLIIRLWLGELTEKGMARNTIARKVAAVRSFFKYCYKRGYISKNPAHLLIIPKKEQRLPTTIQASEINEMMELANEKDPATIQERAILELFYSTGIRLSELTNLNVKDIQVHQKQLTVFGKGSKQRIVPLGKKALDAIENHLEQRGLLFTSDTTNEDKKALFLSVGGKRIYPRMVQRIIKKYLLKVSEVTQKSPHTLRHSFATHMLDAGANIRLIKEFLGHANLASTQIYTHTSVERLQKIYSQAHPRAENKS is encoded by the coding sequence ATGGAGGAGCTGATCAGGAAATATCTTAAGTATTTGAAAATAGAACGCAATTCTTCCAATCACACCATCACCTCGTACCAAAATGATCTCAATCAGCTCCTTGATTTTGCATCCCGTGACCTAAGCAAAGAAGCTGATAAACTGGATATATCGGAGATTGACAGGTTGATCATCAGGCTTTGGCTGGGAGAGCTTACGGAAAAAGGGATGGCCAGAAATACCATTGCAAGAAAGGTAGCTGCCGTTCGTTCTTTTTTTAAATACTGCTATAAAAGAGGCTATATTTCAAAAAATCCTGCGCACTTATTGATCATCCCAAAAAAAGAACAGCGGTTGCCTACAACCATCCAGGCCAGCGAAATTAATGAAATGATGGAACTTGCCAATGAGAAAGATCCAGCCACAATCCAGGAACGAGCCATTCTGGAACTCTTTTATTCAACCGGGATACGATTAAGTGAACTTACGAATTTGAATGTGAAGGATATACAAGTGCATCAAAAACAATTAACCGTTTTTGGCAAGGGGAGCAAACAGCGTATTGTACCTCTTGGGAAAAAAGCATTAGATGCTATTGAAAATCATTTGGAACAAAGAGGACTACTTTTTACTTCTGATACTACAAACGAAGACAAGAAAGCACTTTTCTTGTCTGTTGGCGGCAAAAGAATATATCCGCGAATGGTTCAGAGAATCATCAAAAAATATTTATTAAAAGTTAGTGAAGTGACTCAAAAAAGTCCGCATACGCTTCGCCACAGTTTTGCAACTCATATGCTGGATGCCGGAGCAAACATACGTTTAATTAAAGAGTTTCTTGGGCATGCAAATCTTGCATCAACCCAAATATATACACATACAAGTGTAGAACGATTACAAAAAATCTACAGTCAAGCCCATCCAAGGGCAGAAAACAAATCCTAA
- the raiA gene encoding ribosome-associated translation inhibitor RaiA — translation MKTTFTARHFQSSPDLKEFCLSAVEKLDQFFDKIIMCDIILKPGHDDDNPSIAELNVKVPGTLINLSEEAPSYEQAMGAAVDNAVRQLRKYKTKHYEHQ, via the coding sequence ATGAAAACTACATTCACAGCAAGACACTTTCAGAGCAGTCCGGATTTAAAGGAATTTTGCTTGAGCGCAGTAGAAAAACTCGATCAGTTTTTCGATAAAATAATTATGTGCGATATTATCCTGAAACCCGGCCATGATGATGACAATCCCTCAATTGCTGAATTGAATGTAAAAGTACCCGGAACACTTATTAATTTATCTGAAGAAGCACCCAGCTACGAACAAGCGATGGGTGCCGCCGTGGATAATGCAGTAAGACAATTAAGAAAATACAAAACCAAACATTACGAACATCAATAA
- the hprK gene encoding HPr(Ser) kinase/phosphatase: MSLYNQEAIPIREDIQVSYLVEKLRERIQIDIEACAGDSYSEKKLVKEADLHRPGLALAGYTDLFTYQRIQIIGNTECNFLRNLTDTERSKSFNKLISFDLPVIFITSGNELNKELLKMAEDKKIPVYSTELETTKFMYLLRDFLEDYFAVQTMLHGTMVDVYGIGILISGKSGLGKSEVALDLVERGHRLVSDDVVMLTKKRNVLLASATEMNKHFMEIRGLGIIDVMSMFGIRSIRYQKRLEVILELSLWEDTENLNRTGLDHDTVEILGTEIPLIHLPITPGKNITVIAEVIAMNYLLKHYGYDAAEEFQKKIKKHIADKNNRHDMPRRAVEYFEGDFE; this comes from the coding sequence ATGTCTTTATACAACCAGGAAGCCATACCCATTCGTGAAGATATCCAGGTATCCTACCTGGTAGAGAAACTAAGAGAACGAATTCAGATTGATATAGAAGCCTGTGCTGGTGACTCTTATTCCGAAAAAAAATTAGTAAAAGAGGCTGATTTACATCGTCCGGGCTTGGCTCTTGCCGGTTATACAGATCTTTTTACCTACCAACGAATCCAGATTATTGGAAATACTGAATGTAATTTCCTTAGAAATTTAACCGATACTGAACGATCCAAATCGTTCAATAAATTAATTTCATTCGACCTGCCTGTCATTTTCATTACAAGTGGAAATGAACTTAATAAAGAACTTCTTAAAATGGCGGAAGACAAAAAAATACCTGTTTACAGTACAGAGTTGGAAACCACCAAATTTATGTACTTGCTCCGTGATTTCCTGGAAGACTATTTTGCTGTTCAAACCATGCTACACGGTACCATGGTGGATGTTTACGGAATTGGAATCCTGATTAGTGGAAAATCCGGTTTAGGGAAAAGTGAAGTGGCATTGGATCTGGTTGAACGTGGCCATCGCCTGGTTTCGGATGATGTTGTAATGCTTACCAAAAAAAGAAATGTATTGCTTGCTTCCGCCACCGAAATGAATAAGCATTTTATGGAAATTCGCGGGCTGGGCATTATTGATGTTATGAGCATGTTTGGAATACGCTCTATTCGGTACCAGAAGCGGCTTGAAGTGATTTTAGAACTTTCCCTGTGGGAAGATACAGAAAACCTGAACCGAACAGGGCTTGATCATGATACGGTTGAAATATTAGGAACGGAAATTCCACTCATCCATCTACCAATTACTCCGGGAAAAAATATAACCGTTATAGCCGAAGTAATTGCTATGAACTATCTTCTAAAACATTACGGTTATGATGCAGCAGAAGAATTTCAGAAAAAAATAAAAAAACACATAGCTGATAAAAACAACAGGCACGATATGCCAAGACGTGCTGTTGAATATTTTGAAGGCGATTTTGAGTAG
- a CDS encoding M23 family metallopeptidase, which produces MAKKNHYYYDSERCEFVPIEYNLKKKLIHSISFWLINGIVLATFGIALLTYFVGTPAEIMLKDENRALVEQLERAESSITEIEQQLKTISELDNEMYRTILGLDPITEDLRMAGTGGSDSYSEFDYYSEDTSEILRSTASKLDRLERRLGIQKVSFTEVKNYYNTNQKRLKSIPAIRPVNGIILSGYGMRIHPVLRYKRMHEGIDFRADVATEVYATGDGVIKFADRKGTFGNLIEIDHGFGFVTRYAHLSNFVKNLRAGQKIKRGDLIGYTGNSGLTEGPHLHYEVLVNDRPIDPLNYLIADVTPEEYLLFKRNKPTSVDEPLSYIN; this is translated from the coding sequence ATGGCCAAAAAAAATCACTACTACTACGACTCGGAACGCTGCGAGTTTGTACCTATAGAATACAACCTGAAAAAAAAGCTCATTCACTCTATCTCTTTTTGGCTAATTAATGGGATTGTTTTAGCCACATTTGGTATTGCATTACTTACCTATTTTGTGGGCACTCCGGCCGAAATTATGCTGAAAGATGAAAATCGAGCTCTTGTTGAGCAGTTAGAGAGAGCTGAATCTTCCATCACAGAGATTGAACAACAACTCAAGACAATTTCGGAACTCGATAATGAAATGTACCGAACAATTTTAGGACTCGATCCTATAACTGAGGATCTCAGAATGGCGGGTACCGGTGGTTCTGATTCATATTCCGAATTTGACTATTACAGCGAAGATACGTCCGAGATATTGAGAAGTACGGCATCCAAATTAGACCGTTTGGAGCGAAGACTGGGGATACAAAAAGTATCTTTCACCGAGGTAAAAAATTATTACAATACAAACCAAAAGCGTTTAAAAAGCATACCAGCTATCCGTCCGGTAAACGGAATTATTCTAAGTGGTTACGGAATGAGAATTCACCCGGTTCTGCGCTATAAACGGATGCACGAAGGTATTGATTTTCGGGCAGATGTTGCCACAGAAGTATATGCAACCGGTGATGGAGTGATTAAATTTGCGGACCGAAAAGGAACATTTGGAAACCTTATTGAGATTGATCACGGATTTGGCTTTGTCACCCGTTATGCTCATTTATCTAATTTTGTTAAAAACTTGCGGGCTGGTCAAAAAATAAAACGAGGAGATCTAATTGGGTATACAGGAAATTCGGGTCTGACTGAAGGGCCTCATCTTCATTATGAAGTGCTTGTTAATGATCGTCCGATTGATCCCCTAAACTATCTGATAGCTGATGTAACTCCGGAAGAATATTTACTCTTTAAACGTAATAAACCCACATCAGTAGACGAGCCTCTCTCTTACATTAACTAA
- a CDS encoding response regulator transcription factor, with amino-acid sequence MEKLEGLRFLVIEDDPTVRLLVKKALENHGGDIVEADTVKKGVEKANKNDFDMIVLDLRLPDGTGYDVCVDLRENDITTPILVLSAEQETNMKVKILNVGADDYLTKPFSVEELLARIEAIHRRANSQEGNERELNCYEMEIDLIERKMVINDAEVDLTNSEFNLLVYLVRNSGRTISQEELAENVWGIDFNTQTNYINVYISYLRKKIRKHSEFEYIRTVRKKGFKVVCGPDSDEDES; translated from the coding sequence ATGGAAAAATTAGAAGGGCTAAGATTTCTCGTAATTGAAGATGATCCAACTGTCAGGCTACTCGTAAAAAAAGCTCTCGAAAATCATGGGGGAGATATAGTTGAGGCAGATACTGTTAAAAAAGGTGTAGAAAAGGCCAATAAAAACGATTTCGACATGATTGTTTTGGACTTACGCCTGCCGGATGGTACCGGTTATGATGTTTGTGTAGATCTGCGGGAAAACGATATAACTACACCAATTTTAGTTCTGTCTGCCGAGCAGGAAACCAATATGAAGGTTAAAATATTGAATGTTGGTGCAGATGATTACCTTACAAAACCATTTAGTGTTGAAGAGCTCTTAGCGCGTATTGAAGCAATCCACAGGCGTGCAAACTCGCAAGAGGGCAATGAAAGAGAGTTGAATTGTTACGAAATGGAAATTGATCTTATTGAAAGAAAGATGGTAATTAACGATGCCGAAGTTGATTTAACCAACAGTGAGTTCAATTTACTGGTTTACCTTGTTCGTAATAGTGGACGGACTATATCGCAAGAGGAGTTGGCAGAAAATGTTTGGGGAATTGATTTCAATACGCAAACCAATTACATCAATGTTTACATCAGTTACCTGAGGAAGAAAATCAGGAAACATTCAGAATTTGAATATATCCGAACAGTTCGAAAGAAAGGATTTAAAGTAGTATGTGGGCCGGATAGTGATGAAGATGAGTCATAG
- a CDS encoding alpha/beta hydrolase: protein MNINKKDEFLISGNTPFCIDVPYKLIETGQKNTAKPLIVYLHGFNDNIEGFRSRCSQIVRKFEAYHLFIRGPYPLYEKRSAKKAKDWGASWYLYDGDQKQFLSSLEKTSGFLDHVIDELKNSVDYKRLCLIGYSMGGYLAGYYAMTRTKSVHDLIVAGARIKTEILNEDWELISHLNILALHGKRDKLVDYKPQRSEIKKMVDHGIHADFKLIDQKHIFNDDFISLICDWLQKSLIHKYNHVD from the coding sequence ATGAATATTAACAAAAAAGATGAATTTCTTATCTCAGGGAATACTCCATTTTGTATTGACGTTCCATATAAATTAATTGAAACGGGACAAAAGAATACAGCAAAACCTCTGATTGTTTATCTGCACGGATTTAATGATAATATTGAGGGTTTCAGGAGTAGGTGTTCCCAAATTGTTCGCAAATTTGAAGCGTATCATCTATTCATCCGAGGCCCATATCCATTGTATGAGAAACGAAGTGCAAAGAAGGCAAAAGATTGGGGAGCATCCTGGTATCTTTACGATGGGGATCAAAAGCAGTTTTTATCATCCCTGGAAAAAACCTCAGGATTCCTTGATCATGTTATTGATGAATTGAAAAATTCAGTTGATTATAAGCGCCTTTGTTTAATTGGATATTCCATGGGTGGATATCTGGCTGGATATTATGCAATGACAAGAACTAAATCTGTACATGATTTGATTGTTGCAGGTGCCAGAATAAAAACAGAAATTTTAAATGAAGATTGGGAATTAATTTCGCATTTAAATATACTTGCACTTCACGGTAAACGTGATAAATTAGTTGACTATAAACCGCAAAGAAGCGAAATTAAAAAAATGGTTGATCATGGCATTCATGCAGACTTTAAACTGATTGATCAAAAACATATTTTTAATGATGATTTCATTAGTTTGATTTGTGATTGGCTGCAAAAATCGCTGATTCATAAATACAATCATGTAGATTAA
- the bioB gene encoding biotin synthase BioB → MNTIRNDWSLSEIEEIYHSPLLELIYRSATVHREYHETGEVQVCTLLSIKTGGCPEDCAYCPQSARYQTEVDAEKMLDSEVILSAAQKAKDAGSTRFCMGAAWRNARKNKDFDRVIEMVREITDMDMEVCCTLGMLTDDQASKLKDAGLYAYNHNLDSSEEFYNRIISTRTYQDRLDTLQKVRDNNISVCCGGIIGMGETHRDRIELIHNLSTMPIHPESVPINALIAVEGTPMEDQPKVPWHEMARMIATARITMPKSMVRLSAGRVNMSMEEQAHCFMAGANSIFTGEKLLTTCNNDLSEDQVMFETLGLTPREAFKDEKVPVA, encoded by the coding sequence ATGAACACAATAAGAAATGATTGGTCACTGTCCGAAATTGAAGAGATCTACCACTCCCCACTTTTAGAACTTATTTACAGATCTGCAACTGTTCACCGGGAATACCACGAAACCGGAGAAGTTCAGGTGTGTACTCTTTTGTCGATAAAAACCGGCGGATGCCCTGAAGATTGTGCCTACTGTCCTCAATCAGCCCGCTACCAAACAGAAGTGGATGCTGAAAAAATGCTTGATTCAGAAGTGATTCTATCTGCAGCTCAAAAAGCCAAGGATGCCGGAAGCACACGATTTTGTATGGGAGCTGCATGGCGCAATGCACGTAAAAATAAAGATTTTGATCGAGTAATTGAGATGGTCAGAGAAATTACTGATATGGATATGGAGGTTTGCTGTACACTTGGTATGCTAACCGATGATCAAGCCTCAAAGCTGAAAGATGCCGGCCTGTATGCATACAATCATAACCTGGATAGCAGCGAAGAGTTTTATAATCGAATTATTTCTACCCGAACTTATCAGGATCGACTTGACACGCTCCAAAAAGTTCGTGACAATAATATTTCCGTGTGTTGTGGGGGTATCATTGGTATGGGAGAAACCCATCGGGATCGAATTGAGTTAATACACAACCTGTCTACTATGCCCATACATCCGGAATCTGTTCCAATTAATGCTTTGATTGCTGTAGAAGGAACTCCGATGGAAGATCAACCGAAAGTACCTTGGCATGAGATGGCACGTATGATTGCCACAGCTCGAATTACTATGCCAAAATCTATGGTTCGTCTTTCAGCAGGGCGAGTAAATATGAGCATGGAGGAGCAAGCACACTGCTTCATGGCCGGGGCCAATTCCATATTTACAGGCGAGAAACTTCTTACCACTTGCAATAATGACCTGAGTGAAGATCAAGTGATGTTTGAAACTCTTGGCCTGACTCCTCGAGAAGCTTTTAAAGATGAAAAAGTACCGGTAGCTTAG
- the truA gene encoding tRNA pseudouridine(38-40) synthase TruA encodes MANRYKLTFEYDGTNFNGWQKQPEGRTVQEVIEKALTIFYQEEIVIKGQGRTDSGVHARAQVAHADLPASYSISRLHRALSGLLPKDVALIKAEKVNDNFHARFYAKTRQYEYLVLERPSPLLRNFSWYVFKPISLELLFECAEVILGEHDFINFCIPPDESEMTTICTINKSIWKKEDYKLTYEIEANRFLRHLVRRLVGAMIQASVGTISKEQFGNLLSAKEVNRKGHTAPAKGLTLTNVNY; translated from the coding sequence ATGGCCAACCGTTATAAATTAACATTTGAATACGATGGTACGAATTTTAATGGCTGGCAAAAGCAACCCGAAGGACGAACAGTTCAGGAAGTTATAGAAAAAGCTTTGACAATTTTTTACCAAGAGGAAATTGTTATCAAAGGGCAAGGCAGAACGGACTCAGGTGTACACGCAAGGGCTCAGGTTGCACATGCTGATTTACCAGCATCATACAGCATATCTCGCCTTCACAGAGCTTTAAGTGGGCTTCTGCCAAAAGATGTAGCTCTTATTAAAGCAGAAAAGGTTAATGACAATTTTCATGCACGCTTTTATGCGAAAACCCGACAGTATGAATACCTGGTTTTGGAAAGGCCCTCTCCGTTATTGAGAAATTTTTCATGGTACGTATTCAAGCCTATTTCGCTTGAATTACTATTTGAATGTGCAGAAGTGATTCTGGGAGAACACGATTTTATCAATTTTTGTATTCCGCCCGATGAATCTGAGATGACCACAATCTGTACCATCAACAAAAGCATTTGGAAAAAGGAAGATTACAAACTGACCTATGAAATTGAAGCGAATCGTTTTTTGCGACATCTTGTACGTCGCTTAGTCGGCGCAATGATTCAAGCTTCAGTTGGAACAATTTCGAAGGAACAATTCGGCAATCTTCTATCCGCAAAGGAGGTAAACCGAAAAGGCCATACTGCACCGGCAAAAGGCCTTACTTTAACAAATGTTAATTACTAA
- the pnp gene encoding polyribonucleotide nucleotidyltransferase has protein sequence MKEDFKSVEFAPGKTLSVETGRLAKLADGAVMVRMGDTMVLCTVVSAKEPKPGQDWFPLVVDLRESFSAGGKFPGGFIKREGRPSEGETLASRLIDRSLRPLFPDGYYNDTQVICQVFSSDGQNEADVLGALGASAAIHISDIPYAGPMAQVKVGRIDGEFIINPTIDELKESEMDLIVAGTAESVIMIEGEMEEVSEGEMLAAVKEGHKAIAKLCEFQEELRNEFGVEKREFEAPVADESLKTKVEELAADKINEIVNIGLGKEEYNGRLKEVKDAVIEELTATEEYEEAGDEISDLLSKIEKRELRNMILEKKRRIDGRSPEDIRDIWTQVGYLPRAHGSAVFTRGETQSLVSVTLGTKQDAQSVDTLYFEKDKTFYLHYNFPPFCVGESGFMRGPGRREIGHGHLAERALKMVLPKFEDFGYVIRVRSDILESNGSSSMASVCGGSMALMDAGVPLPKPVAGIAMGMIVGDDNSVVLSDIRGEEDFMGDMDFKTAGTADGITATQMDMKVQGISFEILEEALEQARTGRLHILEKMAETISTGRESISDYAPQFINMTIDGDSIGAVIGPGGKVIQTLQKETDTEIWIEEDEEGKGQITISADSLEKAENAKKRVQAIAGELDEGATYEGTVKAIKEYGAFVEIVPGKEGLLHISELNHSHVNKVEDILSVGDTVKVKLLKVEHGGKLRLSRKALLPKDGE, from the coding sequence ATGAAAGAAGATTTTAAAAGTGTTGAGTTTGCACCCGGAAAAACACTATCTGTTGAAACGGGAAGACTTGCAAAGTTAGCTGATGGAGCTGTAATGGTTCGCATGGGCGATACGATGGTGTTGTGTACAGTTGTAAGTGCAAAAGAACCAAAACCCGGACAAGACTGGTTTCCATTGGTTGTAGACTTACGAGAAAGCTTTTCAGCCGGCGGAAAATTTCCGGGTGGATTTATTAAGCGGGAAGGTCGTCCATCAGAAGGAGAGACACTTGCCAGCCGTTTGATTGACAGGAGTTTACGACCTCTGTTTCCAGACGGATACTACAACGATACCCAGGTAATTTGTCAGGTATTTTCATCTGACGGACAAAACGAAGCCGATGTACTGGGAGCACTGGGTGCGTCTGCTGCAATTCATATTTCAGATATTCCTTATGCCGGACCAATGGCACAAGTGAAAGTTGGCCGAATTGATGGTGAATTTATTATCAATCCAACCATCGATGAGCTGAAAGAGAGCGAGATGGATCTGATTGTTGCCGGTACAGCCGAAAGCGTGATTATGATTGAAGGAGAGATGGAAGAAGTTAGTGAAGGTGAGATGCTGGCTGCCGTAAAAGAAGGGCATAAGGCAATTGCCAAGCTATGTGAATTCCAGGAAGAACTCCGAAATGAGTTTGGAGTGGAAAAACGAGAGTTTGAGGCTCCGGTTGCTGATGAGAGCCTGAAAACTAAAGTTGAAGAATTGGCTGCTGATAAAATTAACGAGATCGTTAATATTGGCCTTGGCAAGGAGGAGTACAACGGTCGTCTTAAAGAGGTTAAAGATGCAGTTATTGAGGAGTTGACGGCAACTGAAGAGTATGAGGAAGCGGGGGATGAAATCTCAGATCTTCTCAGCAAAATAGAGAAGCGGGAACTCCGTAATATGATCCTGGAGAAAAAACGACGTATTGATGGAAGATCACCTGAAGATATTCGTGATATCTGGACTCAAGTGGGATATCTGCCTCGTGCTCATGGATCAGCTGTCTTTACACGTGGAGAAACACAATCACTGGTTTCAGTTACTCTTGGTACCAAACAAGATGCTCAATCGGTCGATACGCTTTACTTTGAGAAAGACAAGACCTTTTATCTTCACTATAACTTCCCGCCATTTTGTGTTGGGGAATCAGGTTTTATGAGAGGACCCGGCCGAAGAGAAATTGGTCATGGTCATCTTGCAGAACGTGCATTGAAGATGGTGCTTCCGAAATTTGAAGACTTCGGATATGTAATTCGGGTTCGTTCAGACATTTTAGAATCTAACGGTTCATCCTCTATGGCATCTGTTTGTGGTGGTTCCATGGCTTTGATGGATGCGGGAGTTCCCTTACCAAAACCGGTTGCTGGAATTGCAATGGGTATGATTGTTGGAGATGACAACAGCGTAGTACTTTCTGATATTCGCGGCGAAGAAGATTTCATGGGAGACATGGACTTCAAAACAGCCGGAACAGCTGACGGTATTACCGCTACCCAGATGGATATGAAAGTTCAGGGTATCAGCTTTGAAATTCTCGAAGAAGCACTTGAGCAAGCCAGAACTGGCAGATTGCATATCCTCGAAAAAATGGCTGAAACAATTTCCACAGGTCGAGAATCTATCTCTGACTATGCACCCCAATTTATCAACATGACAATTGACGGCGACAGTATCGGTGCGGTGATTGGACCTGGTGGTAAAGTGATTCAAACCCTTCAGAAAGAAACAGATACAGAGATCTGGATCGAAGAAGACGAAGAGGGCAAAGGACAGATTACAATATCTGCCGACAGCCTGGAAAAAGCTGAAAATGCCAAGAAACGAGTCCAGGCAATTGCTGGTGAGCTTGATGAAGGAGCAACTTATGAAGGAACAGTGAAAGCGATTAAAGAGTACGGGGCATTTGTTGAAATAGTACCCGGAAAAGAAGGATTGCTTCATATTTCTGAGTTGAACCACAGCCATGTGAACAAAGTTGAAGATATTCTTTCAGTAGGGGATACCGTTAAAGTAAAACTTCTGAAAGTTGAGCATGGCGGTAAACTTCGACTTTCAAGGAAAGCACTGCTTCCAAAAGATGGCGAATAA
- the rpsO gene encoding 30S ribosomal protein S15: MSITKEKKQEIIDNFGGSAENSGSTEAQIAIFTARINDLTEHLSENKLDHSSRRGLLKMVGKRRRLLNYLKDTDIVKYRELIKELGIRK, translated from the coding sequence ATGAGTATTACAAAAGAAAAGAAACAAGAAATTATTGATAATTTTGGTGGTTCCGCAGAAAATTCGGGATCAACTGAAGCACAGATTGCAATTTTTACTGCTCGAATTAACGATTTAACGGAGCACTTGAGTGAAAATAAATTAGATCACTCATCACGACGCGGCCTGCTAAAAATGGTTGGTAAAAGAAGACGTCTTCTCAATTACCTGAAAGATACTGATATCGTTAAATACCGGGAATTGATTAAGGAACTTGGTATTAGAAAATAA
- a CDS encoding riboflavin kinase, translating to MKTHFYKGMMNIGQRPTFEDDTITLEVHILDFDKEIYGKEIQLQFVQRIRDEQQFEGVKDLINQLEKDKQAVLSVLENSSPNIAKHLK from the coding sequence ATGAAGACTCATTTCTATAAGGGAATGATGAATATTGGGCAGCGTCCAACATTTGAGGATGACACCATAACACTTGAAGTACATATTCTTGATTTTGACAAAGAGATTTATGGTAAAGAGATACAGTTACAGTTTGTACAACGCATCCGGGATGAACAACAGTTTGAGGGAGTAAAGGATTTAATAAATCAACTTGAAAAGGATAAACAGGCTGTACTTTCTGTTTTAGAAAATAGCTCTCCGAATATTGCAAAACACTTGAAATAA
- a CDS encoding riboflavin kinase, giving the protein MAKIVFLNDVQRDPKTVLTVGTFDGVHAGHKVLVNRVIDLAEKEEDARSVIVTFDPHPRDIINPGQAGIKLLSSLDERSELLADLGVDEMVVIPFDRDFSLLTSEEFVREIIWEKIGVSDFVIGYDHQFGRNREGTINTVQELGQELGFKTHIVSKQEVGDRTVSSTAIRNAIHEKGDMELAASLLDKYYILNGTVVHGDKRGKKIGFPTANIKPQNDKKVIPKKGVYAVWVRYEDSFL; this is encoded by the coding sequence ATGGCTAAAATTGTATTTCTTAATGATGTTCAAAGAGATCCAAAAACGGTGTTGACTGTGGGCACATTCGATGGCGTACATGCAGGCCATAAAGTACTTGTGAACCGCGTGATAGATCTGGCTGAAAAGGAAGAGGATGCAAGAAGTGTAATCGTTACGTTTGATCCTCATCCAAGAGATATAATCAACCCGGGCCAGGCCGGTATAAAGTTGTTGAGCTCTCTTGATGAACGCAGTGAATTACTGGCTGATTTGGGAGTTGATGAGATGGTCGTTATTCCATTTGACCGTGATTTCTCGCTATTGACATCTGAAGAATTTGTAAGAGAGATCATTTGGGAGAAAATTGGTGTATCTGATTTTGTAATTGGATACGATCATCAGTTTGGCCGAAATCGAGAAGGTACGATTAATACAGTTCAGGAATTGGGACAAGAGTTAGGGTTTAAAACTCATATAGTGTCTAAGCAGGAAGTTGGTGATAGAACAGTTAGCAGTACAGCCATACGAAATGCCATTCATGAAAAGGGTGATATGGAATTGGCAGCTTCACTTTTGGATAAATATTATATTCTTAATGGTACAGTAGTTCATGGTGATAAACGCGGTAAAAAAATTGGATTTCCTACGGCGAATATAAAACCTCAAAACGACAAAAAAGTTATTCCAAAAAAGGGTGTATATGCTGTTTGGGTACGATATGAAGACTCATTTCTATAA
- the truB gene encoding tRNA pseudouridine(55) synthase TruB — protein sequence MAKNIIPLSDLPVIDKESSSISNKDIFKSGAAILLDKPLEWSSFDVVKYVRNRLPVKKVGHAGTLDPLATGLLILCTGKATRTISQIQALPKTYRTTIQFGASTPSYDSETEPDEHAEWRHITVEAIKKAIKEQFTGTITQFPPAYSAIRVKGQRLYKKARKGEEVELPPRQISIHSVEIEEVSLPEISVCIHCGKGTYIRSFAHDLGIALNSRAHIKRLRRIDIGEFSVDSALTPKQFDERIE from the coding sequence ATGGCAAAAAACATTATTCCGCTTTCTGATTTGCCAGTGATCGATAAAGAAAGCAGTTCCATTTCTAATAAAGATATTTTTAAAAGCGGTGCTGCAATTCTTTTGGATAAACCTCTTGAATGGTCCAGTTTTGATGTTGTTAAATATGTTCGAAACAGATTACCGGTTAAAAAAGTAGGCCATGCCGGAACCCTCGATCCTTTAGCTACCGGACTCCTGATTTTATGTACCGGTAAAGCCACGCGAACCATATCTCAAATTCAAGCTCTCCCAAAAACATATCGTACTACGATTCAATTTGGAGCATCAACTCCGAGTTACGATTCAGAAACCGAACCCGATGAGCATGCTGAATGGCGCCATATTACAGTAGAAGCGATAAAAAAAGCAATTAAAGAACAATTTACAGGTACCATTACTCAATTTCCTCCGGCATACTCAGCTATACGCGTGAAGGGGCAGCGACTCTACAAAAAAGCGCGAAAAGGGGAGGAGGTTGAATTACCACCACGTCAGATATCGATTCATTCCGTAGAAATAGAAGAGGTTTCCCTCCCCGAAATTTCGGTTTGCATTCATTGTGGTAAAGGCACATATATTCGATCTTTTGCACATGATCTGGGAATCGCACTGAACAGCCGCGCACATATTAAACGGCTCAGAAGAATTGATATCGGAGAATTTTCAGTTGACAGTGCACTCACTCCTAAACAATTTGATGAACGCATAGAATAG